The following nucleotide sequence is from Nocardioides eburneiflavus.
CCGACGTCGCGGTGGCCGAAGACGGGAGCGAACAGCTCGACCCCCTCGGGGTCCGCGTGGTGCAGGTCCTTGGTGGGGTGGCGGAGCAGGCTGCTGCGGTACGGGGCGTAGTCGAGGCGCGGCTGGGTCTCGGCGCGGCCGCCCTGGCGGAGCGAGGCGTCGTACGCGGTGCTGATCGCCGCCATCTCGGCGTCGATCGCCGACTGGCTCGCCGACGCCGAGTCGGGGCCCGACGACAGGGGCTCGGAGGTCTGGGTCACGGGGCCGACCGTAGCCAGCCCGCCGGTGCTGTGGCTTGCCTTCCTTTCCACTGGACGAAAGGATGCCGGCATGGCAGGCAACTCCGCGAGCGCCGGGCGGTCGGTCACCAGCCGTGCCCTGGCGGTGCTGGGAGCCTTCGACGCGCGGCACCGGAGGCTCACGCTGACGGAGATCGCCGGGCGCGCCGGACTGCCGGTCGCGACGGCGCACCGGCTGGTGGGCGAGCTGGTGGGCTGGGGCGCTCTCGCCCGCACCCCGTCGGGTGAGTACGTCATCGGCCGGCGACTGTGGGACGTCGGGCTGCTCGCGCCCGTCCACAGCGGGCTCCGTGAGCTCGCCTCGCCCTACCTCCACGACCTCTACGGAGCGACCCTCGCGACGGTCCACCTGGCGGTGCGCGACGGGCTCCAGGTGCTCTACGTCGACCGGCTCTCCGGGCATGCCTCCGTCCCGGTGGTGAGCACCATCGGGTCGCGCCTGCCCCTGCACGCCACCGGGGTCGGCAAGGTGCTGCTGGCCCACGCGCCACCCGAGGTCCAGGAGGCGGTGATGGGCTCGCTCACGCGGATCACGCCGTACACCATCAGCCAGCCCGGCCGGCTGCGACGCCAGCTGGAGGCCGTCCTCGAGGACGACCACGCGACGACCGTCGAGGAGATGACGCTCGGCGCCTGCTCGGTGGCGGTGCCGATCCGCGCGGGGACCCAGGTGGTGGCCGCGCTGGGCGTGGTGGTGCCGACCCTGCAGCCACGTGAGCGCGACCGCCTGGTGAGCGCCATGCAGGTGGCGGCGCGCGGGGTGGGCCGCCACCTGCCGTCCGTCTCGGACGGCGACCGAGTCGACTTCCGCTGAGCGGAACGCCCCCGTGGCAGTGCGCCGCGCGGCGGGCCGATGATGCAGCGCATGGCCACCACCCCCGTCCCTGTCCGCACCCAGGTCGCGATCGTCGGTGCCGGTCCGGCCGCGCTGATGCTGTCCCACCTGCTCGCCCGCGCCGGCATCGACTCCGTCGCGATCGACCTGCGCACCCGCGAGGAGATCGAGCAGACGCACCGCGCCGGGATCCTCGAGCAGGACTCCGTGGACCTCCTCGTCGACTCCGGGGTGTCCGACCGCGTGCTCCGCGACGGCTACCGGCACGACGGCATCGAGCTCGCCTTCGGCGGTGGATCGCACCGCATCGACTTCCGCGGGCTGGTCGGGGCGTCGACCCAGCTCTACCCGCAGACCGATGTCTTCATCGACCTCGCCGACGCCCGCGCCCGCGACGGAGGGGACGTGCGGTTCGGCGTCACGGACGTCGAGGTGGGCGGGCTCACCGACCGCCCGGTCGTGCGCTTCACGGCCAGTGACGGGCTGGCCCACGAGGTCCGCGCCGACTTCCTCGTCGGGGCCGACGGGTCGCGCAGCCTGTGCCGCCGCGCGGTGCCGGAGGCCGAGCGCCTCCAGTACTTCCGGGAGTACCCGTTCGCCTGGTTCGGCATCCTCGCCGAGGCGCCCCCGAGCGCCCCCGAGCTGATCTACAACCACTCTCCGCACGGGTTCGCGCTCATCAGCCAGCGCACCGAGACCCTCCAGCGGATGTACTTCCAGTGCGATCCCGCCGAGGACGCCACCACGTGGTCGGACGACCGCATCTGGGAGAGGCTCCAGGCCGCGGTGGGCGCCAACGGCCACACGCTCGCGGAGGGCGCGATCACCTCGCGCACGGTGCTGCCCTTCCGCAGCTTCGTCCAGGAGCCGATGCACCACGGCCGGATGGTGCTCGCGGGCGACGCCGCCCACACGGTGCCGCCCACGGGCGCCAAGGGCCTCAACCTCGCGCTGGCCGACGTACGGGTCCTCGCCGAGGAGCTGGAGCGGGCGGTCGACAAGGACGACCCGGCTCCGCTGGCGTCCTACAGCGAGAGGGCGCTGGCCCGGGTCTGGAAGGCCCAGCACTTCTCCTACTGGATGACCACGATGCTGCACACGCTGCCCGACGCGACCCCGTTCGACGTACGCCGCCAGGAGGGCGAGCTGGCCGCCGTGACCGGGTCGGTGGCGGGGTCGACCTACCTCGCCGAGGCCTACACGGGCTGGCCCGGGGCGCGCTGAGCATGGCGCTGCCGCCGCAGGAACCGTCCGCGAACCACCTCGGCACGGACGTCACGCCCTTCCTGCCCGACCCGACCACCGTGACCGGCACTGCCGGGTTCCGGCCCGCGGACGCAGAGGTGTGGCGGCTCGCCGTCGAGCACCTCCACGTGCGCAGCAACGACGCCCACACGGCGTACTCGTACGGACTGGCGGCGGCGCTGTGCGACCTGCACCCCGACGCCGACCGCGACGTCGTGCTGCCCGCGATCATCCTCCACGACACCGGCTGGTCGCGGGTCGCCGCGGACGAGGTGCTCGAGGCGATCCGGCCCGGCGGGGGTCGCGAGGACCTGGTGATCCGTCACGAGAAGGAGGGCGCCGCGATCGCGAGCGACGTGCTGGGCCGACTCGGTCGCGACCCGGCCCGCACGGCTGAGATCGTGGGGATCATCGACGGCCACGACTCGCGCCTCACCTCGCTCTCCCTCAACGACGCCCTGGTCAAGGACGCCGACAAGCTCTGGCGGCTCACGCCCCACGGAGTGGAGACGGTGATGGACTGGTTCGGCCTGACCCGACAGCAGGCGCACGTGCTGATCGGCAGCCGGGTGCACGACCACCTCTTCACCGACGCGGCACGCACCATGGCGCGGGCCCTGGCCGCGGTCGCCCTCATCGACAGCGCGCCCCAGCGGACAGCGCTCGGCTGACGTCCACACCAACGCGGTTCCGTCCGACGGAAGCCGTCGATGGTCCTCGCTGCCCGGCGCCGGTGAGACTCCCGCCACCGTCCACCACCACGAGGAGCAACCCCATGTGCGGATCCGTCAACGACCTGGCCCGGGCCACGCTGAGCAGGCGGGGCCTCCTCGCCGGCGCCGGCACGGCAGCCGTCGGAGCCTCGCTCTCCGGCGCCGCGGGCCCCGCGGGTGCAGCCCCGGCCACGGCCCCGCGGACTGCACGCGGGCACCGTACCCAGCTGGTGCTGCTCGGCACCTCCGGAGGGCCGGCGTACTGGCCGGGGTCCACCCGCGCCGGGATCGCCTCGGCGGTGGTCGTGGGTGACCGGTTCTACCTCGTCGACTGCGGCTCCGGCGTGGTGCGGCAGGCGAGGTCGGCCGGGCTGGGCAACGCCTCCCACGACACCGACGGCCCGCTGGACGCCCTGCGCGGGGTGTTCCTGACCCACCTCCACTCCGACCACGTGGTCGACCTCAACAACGTGCTCACCGAGGGCCTGTTCAACGGGCTCCACCTCGTGGACCGGCAGGTCCCGATCTGGGGGCCGGGCAACCGTGGGGGCCTTCCGCCGCTCTTCGGGCCGCCTCCCGCACCGCCGGTCGTGGCGCCGGACAGCCCGACGCCGGGCACGCGCGAGATGGTGGACCTGATGGTCAGGACGTTCGCCACCGACTACAACGACCGGGCCCTCGACAACCGCAAGCCCGTCCCGAGCCAGCTCTTCGCCGGCCACGACGTCCCGATCCCGGCCCACCTGCTTGCCGACCCCAACGGGACGCCCTGCCCTCGCATGTCGCCCGTGACCTTCTTCGAGGACGACCTCGTGCGCGTCTCCGCCACGCTCGTGCAGCACGCACCCGTCTTCCCGGCGCTGGCGTTCCGGTTCGAGACCGAGGACGGCAGCATCGTCTTCTCCGGTGACACGGGGCCGACCGAGAACCTCGTCGAGCTCGCCCGGGACGCCGACGTGCTGGTGCACGAGGTGATCGACCGCGAGTGGGTCGAGATGTTGCTGCCCGAGCCGCGCACCCCTGCCCAGGAGGGCCTCGTCAACCACCTCCTCCACGCCCACACGGAGGTCACCGACGTCGGAGCGATCGCGGAGGCCGCGGGTGCGCGTACGCTCGTGCTGTCCCACCTCGTGCCGGGCAGCTGGCCCGAGCACAAGTGGCGCCGCGCCCACACCGGCTACTCCGGAGAGCTCGTCGTCGGTCGAGACCTCGACCGCATCGGAGTCGGCCGTCGGACACGACGCCGGCGGTGAGCGAGCGGCAGGAGGCGTGAGTGCGCGGTGACGGACGAACGGTCACCTCGAAGGCCCTCGCCCTGCTCGGTGCCTTCGAGCAGGGTCCCTCCGCGCTCTCGCTGAGCGACCTCGCCGCCCATGCCGACCTCCCGCTGCCCACCGCGCACCGGCTGGTCGGGGAGCTCGTCGAGTGGGGCGCCCTCGAGCGCGACTCGCAGGGGCGCTACACCGTCGGCCTCCGGCTCTGGGAGGTGGCCCAGAACGCCGGCCGCCACCTGCGCGACACCGCACGGCCGCACCTGCAGGACCTCTTCTCGCTGACGAACGAGACGGCGCACCTCGCGATCCGCGAGGGGGACGAGGCGCTCTACATCGACCGCATCTACGGGTCGACCAGGGTGCCGCGCGCCTCCAGGGTCGGAGGGCGCCTGCCGCTGCACGCGACCGCGGTCGGCAAGGTGCTGCTCGCCTTCGAGGAGGACTGGGTCCGCGAGGCCTACCTCACCCACCGGCTGGAGCCGGCCACCAGGCACACGCACGTCAACCCCGGACGGCTGGCCGCCGAGCTGCGCAAGGTGCGCGACGAGGGCTACGCGACCACGCAGGAGGAGGTCCGCGAGGGGTCGTGCTCGATCGCCGTGCCGGTCCGCCTCGACCCGCACCCGGCCGCCATCGGGCTCGTCATGCTCTCGACACAGGGCACCGTCATGACGCGCCACCTGCCCACCCTGCGCGGGGTGGCGCACCGCATCGAGGTGGCTGCCGCGCGCCCGCAGCCGAGCGTCCTGCGGCTCCCGCGCCGCATCCCGCGCCGCCAGGGCTGATCCACGCGGGACGCACTTCCGTCCAACGGAAGATGCACGTGGACCCCGGATGTGCGCCGGGTCACGATGTGGTGGTCGTCACCCGGCGACACGACTTCCCAGGAGGCGCCCGATGACGTCGACCCCGACCTCGACCGGAGCGGCCCGCGGCTGCCCGGTCCACCACGGCTACGAGCCGTTCGCGATGGACGACCCGTTCCCGTCGTACGCCGCCCTCCGCGAGGAAGAGCCGGTGATGTTCGACGAGCGGATCGGACACTGGGTGGTGAGCCGCTACGACGACGTCAAGGCGGTCTTCGAGGACTGGGAGACCTTCTCCTCCGAGAACGCGCAGGCACCCGTCCGCGAGCGGGGGGCGCAGGCCAGGCAGATCATGGAGGAGGGCGGGTTCACCGCCTACTCCGGTCTCTCCGCGCGAGTCCCCCCGGACCACACGCGGATCCGCAAGGTCGCCGCGAAGGCGTTCACGCCGCGCCGCTTCAAGGTCCTCGAGCCGGAGATCCGGGCCAACGTGGTGCGGCTCCTCGAGCAGATGCTCACGCGCCCCGACCGTCGCGGCGACCTCGTGCGCGACCTGGCCTACGACGTCCCGACGATCACGATCCTCACCCTGATCGGCGCGGACCTGGGCATGGTCGGCACCTACAAGACCTGGTCGGACTCCCGAGCAGCGATGACCTGGGGCGACCTCAGCGACGACGAGCAGGTGCCGCACGCACACAACCTCGTCGACTACTGGGCCGAGTGCCGCCGCCTGGTCGACGAGGCGCACGAGACCGAGCGCGACAGCCTGGTCGGCGACATGGTCCGCATGCAGGCCGACGGCGACCCCATCACCGACCACGAGATCGCCTCCATCTGCTACTCCCTGCTCTTCGCCGGCCACGAGACGACCACGACGCTGATCTCCAACGCGCTGCGCGTCCTGCTCACCCACCCCGAGCAGTGGCAGCAGGTGGTGGCCGACCCCACCCGCATCCCGGCAGCCGTCGACGAGGTGCTGCGCTACAGCGGCTCGATCGTCGGCTGGCGCCGCCGGGCGCTGCGCGACGCTGAGATCGGGGGAGTGTCGGTCCCGAAGGGCGCCGACATCCTCCTGCTCATGGGATCGGCCAACCGGGACGAGACCAGGTTCGAGGACGGCGAGTCCTTCGACATCGCCCGCCCCAACGCCCGCGAGCACCTCTCGTTCGGCTTCGGCATCCACTACTGCCTCGGCAACATGCTCGCCAAGCTGCAGGCGAAGGTCGCCCTGGAGGAGGTCGCCCGCCTCGCGCCCGGCCTCACCCTCGCCGACGACGCCGACATCCACTTCGGCGACAACCTGTCCTTCCGGGCCCCGATCAGAGTGCCCGTCACCTGGCCCGCCGCCCTCCACGGCGAGTCCCCGACCGAGGAGGTCTCCCGATGAGCGACTACGTCGTCTTCTTCGACAGCGGTCACGACCCCGCCCTCGAGCTCCTGGGCGGCAAGTGCGCTTCCCTCGTCTCGATGACCACGGCCGGCATGCCGGTGCCGCCCGGTTTCGCGGTGACCACGGCCGCCTTCGACCACTTCGTCGACGGCAGCGGGCTGCGCGCGGAGATCCGCGACCGCCTCGCCGAGATCGACCCCGACGACGTCGCGTCGGTCGACCGGGCCTCCGAGCAGATCCGGGACGCCATCGAGTCGCGTGAGGTGCCCGAGGACATGCACGGCGTCCTGCGCACGGCGTACGACGAGCTGATGACGCGGTTCGCCGGCGAGGTCCCGGTCGCCGTCCGCTCCTCCGCGACCGCCGAGGACCTGCCGGACGCCAGCTTCGCGGGCCAGCAGGACACCTACCTCTGGCTGACCGGATACCCCGAGGTGAGCCACCACGTACGCCGGTGCTGGGCGTCGCTCTACACCAGCCGGGCGATCACCTACCGGTTGCGCAACAGCATCCCCGAGGACGACCTGTCGATGGCGGTCGCGGTGCAGAAGATGGTCAACGCCCGCGTCTCGGGTGTCGCGATGACCATGGACCCGTCCAACGGCGACCGCTCCAAGATCGTGGTGGACGCGTCCTGGGGCGTCGGCGAGATGGTCGTCTCCGGCCAGGTGACGCCCGACAACCTCATGCTGGACAAGGTGATGCTCTCGGTCGTGCGTGAGCACATCGGCGACAAGCACGCCGAGCTCGTCCCCGACGCGGCCAGCGGCTCGCTCCTGGAGCGGGAGGTCGAGCCCGAGCGCCAAGCCGTCCGGTGCCTCACCGACACCGAGCTGCACGCCGTCGCGAGCATGGCAAAGCGCGCCGAGCGGCACTACGGCTGCCCCCAGGACATCGAGTGGGCGCTGGACGCCGACCTGCCCGACGGCGACAACCTCCTGCTGCTCCAGTCCCGGCCGGAGACCGTCCACTCGGCCCCCGGCGCCGGTCCCACCCCGGCACCGCCCTCGACCTCGGGACCGACCGGATTCTCCCTGTCCGGTCTCACCACGTCCCTCATCGGCCGCTGAGCCCCAGCGCCGCACACCCCAAGGAACCCGCATGACGATCGAACAGACCATGAAGTCCTTCCCGAAGCCGTCACAGATCGAGGTGCCGGCCGGCGCCGAGGGCTGGGAGGACCTCTACCCCTACAACCTGGTCTTCGACAACGCCCCCGGCGGTGACGAGAAGTTCTGGTTCTGCGACAGCCAGCACTGGCCGACCGTCTTCAAGCCCTTCGAGACCATCGGCGGCGAGTTCGCGGTGAAGTGCCTGGGGCAGTACAACACCCGCCACCTGCTGATCCCGCCGGCCAACGGCATCGAGTTCAAGATCCACCTCGGCTACCTCTACATGAGCCCCGTCGGCGTGCCGGAGGAGGAGATCGCTGCCCGTGTGCCGGAGTTCGAGCGCCGCGCCGGGCACTACTTCCAGAACTGGGACAGCCTCCTCGAGGCCTGGCACTCCAAGGTCCGCGCCACCATCGACGAGATGGAGGACCTCACCTTCGAGGCCCTCCCCGACGCGGTGCCCTTCGACGACATCGTCTCCGGCAAGGCGATGGACGGTTCGCAGGTGCTGATGGAGAACTACGACCGCCTGATCGCTCTGCTCTACCGCAACTGGCAGTACCACTTCGAGTTCCTCAACCTCGGCTACCTCGCCTACCTCGACTTCTTCGGCTTCTGCAAGGACGTGTTCCCCGGCATCCCGGACCAGGCGATCGCCAAGATGGTGCAGGGCGTCGACATGGAGCTGTTCCGGCCCGACGACGAGCTCAAGAAGCTCGCGGTGCAGGCCGTCGAGCTGGGGATCCAGTCCGCCTTCGACGACACCGACGACGTCGAGGGGACCCTGCGAGCGGTGCGCGACGCGGGGGGTGAGGAGTGGCTGGTCGCCTACGAGGCCGCCCAGGACCCGTGGTTCAACTTCACCGTCGGCAACGGCTTCTACGGCCACGACAAGTACTGGCTCGAGCACCAGGACATCCCGCTGGGCTACATCAAGGACTACGTCCGGCGCGTCGACGACGGCCAGGACATCATGCGTCCCGTCGAGCACCTCCTGGCGGAGAAGGAGCGCATCATCGCGGAGTACCGCGAGCTGGTCTCGCCCGAGCTGCAGGCACAGTTCGACGCCAAGCGCGGTCTCGCCGCGACGGCGTACCCCTACGTGGAGAACCACAACTTCTACATCGAGCACTGGGCCATGGGCGTCTTCTGGCGCAAGGTGCGCGAGCTCGCCGGCGTGTTCGTCGAGGCCGGCTTCTGGGCCGACCCCGCGGACATGCTCTACCTCAACCGCAACGAGGTCCGGGACGCGATCTTCGACCTGGTCACGGGATGGGCGGTCGGGGCGGAGTCGACCGGCCCGCACTACTGGCCCGCCGAGATCGAGCGCCGCCGCGTCATCATCGACGCGCTCTCCACCCGTCGCCCGCAGCCGGCACTCAACACGCCACCCGCGCAGATCACCGAGCCCTTCACGATGATGCTCTACGGCATCACCACCGAGCAGGTGCAGCAGTGGCTGGCAGGGGACGAGGGCTCCGAGGACGGCGCCATCACCGGCATGGCTGCCTCACCGGGCGTCGTCGAGGGCCTGGCCCGCGTGATCACGTCGGCCGACCAGCTCGGCGAGGTGCAGGAGGGCGAGATCCTCGTCGCCACCATCACCGCCCCGTCGTGGGGGCCGATCTTCGGCAAGATCCGGGCCACCGTCACCGACATCGGCGGCATGATGAGCCACGCCGCCATCGTGTGCCGCGAGTACGGGCTCCCCGCCGTCACCGGCACGGGATCGGCCTCGACCACGATCGTGACCGGCCAGCGGATCCGCGTCGACGGCAACGCCGGCCGGGTCGAGATCCTCCAGGACTGACGATGACGGACTCGCACACCCACGACCCGGTCCGCACCGTCCTCGTGACGGGTGCGGGCGGGGGCCTGGGGCGGGCCTTCGCGCTCGGCTTCGCCTCCCGCGGCCACCGTGTCGCCGTGGCCGACATCGACGTCGACGGTGCCGAGGAGACGGCCCGCCTCGTCAAGGACACCGGCGCCGAGGCCTGGTCGGGCCGCGTCGACGTCACCGACGAGGCGTCGACCCGCGAGCTGGCCGAGCAGGTGGCCGACTTCGGCGACGGGACCATCGACGTGCTGGTCAACAAGGCCGCCGTCTACGGCACCGTCACCCGTTCGCCGCTCGAGGACATCGACCCGGCGGAGTGGGACCTCGTGATGGCCGTGAACCTCAAGGGCCCCTGGCTCATGACGCGCGCGGTCAGCCCCTACCTCCCCGACGGCGGCCGGGTCGTCAACCTCTCCTCGGCCACGGTCTACTCGGGCTCGGAGCACTGGGCCCACTACGTCGCCTCCAAGGGCGGCGTCATCGCCCTCACGCGGGTGATGGCCAGGGAGCTCGGCCGTCGCGGCGT
It contains:
- a CDS encoding IclR family transcriptional regulator, which produces MRGDGRTVTSKALALLGAFEQGPSALSLSDLAAHADLPLPTAHRLVGELVEWGALERDSQGRYTVGLRLWEVAQNAGRHLRDTARPHLQDLFSLTNETAHLAIREGDEALYIDRIYGSTRVPRASRVGGRLPLHATAVGKVLLAFEEDWVREAYLTHRLEPATRHTHVNPGRLAAELRKVRDEGYATTQEEVREGSCSIAVPVRLDPHPAAIGLVMLSTQGTVMTRHLPTLRGVAHRIEVAAARPQPSVLRLPRRIPRRQG
- a CDS encoding MBL fold metallo-hydrolase; amino-acid sequence: MCGSVNDLARATLSRRGLLAGAGTAAVGASLSGAAGPAGAAPATAPRTARGHRTQLVLLGTSGGPAYWPGSTRAGIASAVVVGDRFYLVDCGSGVVRQARSAGLGNASHDTDGPLDALRGVFLTHLHSDHVVDLNNVLTEGLFNGLHLVDRQVPIWGPGNRGGLPPLFGPPPAPPVVAPDSPTPGTREMVDLMVRTFATDYNDRALDNRKPVPSQLFAGHDVPIPAHLLADPNGTPCPRMSPVTFFEDDLVRVSATLVQHAPVFPALAFRFETEDGSIVFSGDTGPTENLVELARDADVLVHEVIDREWVEMLLPEPRTPAQEGLVNHLLHAHTEVTDVGAIAEAAGARTLVLSHLVPGSWPEHKWRRAHTGYSGELVVGRDLDRIGVGRRTRRRR
- a CDS encoding PEP-utilizing enzyme: MTIEQTMKSFPKPSQIEVPAGAEGWEDLYPYNLVFDNAPGGDEKFWFCDSQHWPTVFKPFETIGGEFAVKCLGQYNTRHLLIPPANGIEFKIHLGYLYMSPVGVPEEEIAARVPEFERRAGHYFQNWDSLLEAWHSKVRATIDEMEDLTFEALPDAVPFDDIVSGKAMDGSQVLMENYDRLIALLYRNWQYHFEFLNLGYLAYLDFFGFCKDVFPGIPDQAIAKMVQGVDMELFRPDDELKKLAVQAVELGIQSAFDDTDDVEGTLRAVRDAGGEEWLVAYEAAQDPWFNFTVGNGFYGHDKYWLEHQDIPLGYIKDYVRRVDDGQDIMRPVEHLLAEKERIIAEYRELVSPELQAQFDAKRGLAATAYPYVENHNFYIEHWAMGVFWRKVRELAGVFVEAGFWADPADMLYLNRNEVRDAIFDLVTGWAVGAESTGPHYWPAEIERRRVIIDALSTRRPQPALNTPPAQITEPFTMMLYGITTEQVQQWLAGDEGSEDGAITGMAASPGVVEGLARVITSADQLGEVQEGEILVATITAPSWGPIFGKIRATVTDIGGMMSHAAIVCREYGLPAVTGTGSASTTIVTGQRIRVDGNAGRVEILQD
- a CDS encoding SDR family NAD(P)-dependent oxidoreductase, whose translation is MTDSHTHDPVRTVLVTGAGGGLGRAFALGFASRGHRVAVADIDVDGAEETARLVKDTGAEAWSGRVDVTDEASTRELAEQVADFGDGTIDVLVNKAAVYGTVTRSPLEDIDPAEWDLVMAVNLKGPWLMTRAVSPYLPDGGRVVNLSSATVYSGSEHWAHYVASKGGVIALTRVMARELGRRGVTVNAIAPGFTLTEASRGLLEDAESYGVDRGSLRRASQPDDIVGAALYLAGPDSGFVTGQTLVVDGGRQFI
- a CDS encoding cytochrome P450; its protein translation is MTSTPTSTGAARGCPVHHGYEPFAMDDPFPSYAALREEEPVMFDERIGHWVVSRYDDVKAVFEDWETFSSENAQAPVRERGAQARQIMEEGGFTAYSGLSARVPPDHTRIRKVAAKAFTPRRFKVLEPEIRANVVRLLEQMLTRPDRRGDLVRDLAYDVPTITILTLIGADLGMVGTYKTWSDSRAAMTWGDLSDDEQVPHAHNLVDYWAECRRLVDEAHETERDSLVGDMVRMQADGDPITDHEIASICYSLLFAGHETTTTLISNALRVLLTHPEQWQQVVADPTRIPAAVDEVLRYSGSIVGWRRRALRDAEIGGVSVPKGADILLLMGSANRDETRFEDGESFDIARPNAREHLSFGFGIHYCLGNMLAKLQAKVALEEVARLAPGLTLADDADIHFGDNLSFRAPIRVPVTWPAALHGESPTEEVSR
- a CDS encoding HD domain-containing protein; the encoded protein is MALPPQEPSANHLGTDVTPFLPDPTTVTGTAGFRPADAEVWRLAVEHLHVRSNDAHTAYSYGLAAALCDLHPDADRDVVLPAIILHDTGWSRVAADEVLEAIRPGGGREDLVIRHEKEGAAIASDVLGRLGRDPARTAEIVGIIDGHDSRLTSLSLNDALVKDADKLWRLTPHGVETVMDWFGLTRQQAHVLIGSRVHDHLFTDAARTMARALAAVALIDSAPQRTALG
- a CDS encoding IclR family transcriptional regulator, producing MAGNSASAGRSVTSRALAVLGAFDARHRRLTLTEIAGRAGLPVATAHRLVGELVGWGALARTPSGEYVIGRRLWDVGLLAPVHSGLRELASPYLHDLYGATLATVHLAVRDGLQVLYVDRLSGHASVPVVSTIGSRLPLHATGVGKVLLAHAPPEVQEAVMGSLTRITPYTISQPGRLRRQLEAVLEDDHATTVEEMTLGACSVAVPIRAGTQVVAALGVVVPTLQPRERDRLVSAMQVAARGVGRHLPSVSDGDRVDFR
- a CDS encoding PEP/pyruvate-binding domain-containing protein translates to MSDYVVFFDSGHDPALELLGGKCASLVSMTTAGMPVPPGFAVTTAAFDHFVDGSGLRAEIRDRLAEIDPDDVASVDRASEQIRDAIESREVPEDMHGVLRTAYDELMTRFAGEVPVAVRSSATAEDLPDASFAGQQDTYLWLTGYPEVSHHVRRCWASLYTSRAITYRLRNSIPEDDLSMAVAVQKMVNARVSGVAMTMDPSNGDRSKIVVDASWGVGEMVVSGQVTPDNLMLDKVMLSVVREHIGDKHAELVPDAASGSLLEREVEPERQAVRCLTDTELHAVASMAKRAERHYGCPQDIEWALDADLPDGDNLLLLQSRPETVHSAPGAGPTPAPPSTSGPTGFSLSGLTTSLIGR
- a CDS encoding 4-hydroxybenzoate 3-monooxygenase translates to MATTPVPVRTQVAIVGAGPAALMLSHLLARAGIDSVAIDLRTREEIEQTHRAGILEQDSVDLLVDSGVSDRVLRDGYRHDGIELAFGGGSHRIDFRGLVGASTQLYPQTDVFIDLADARARDGGDVRFGVTDVEVGGLTDRPVVRFTASDGLAHEVRADFLVGADGSRSLCRRAVPEAERLQYFREYPFAWFGILAEAPPSAPELIYNHSPHGFALISQRTETLQRMYFQCDPAEDATTWSDDRIWERLQAAVGANGHTLAEGAITSRTVLPFRSFVQEPMHHGRMVLAGDAAHTVPPTGAKGLNLALADVRVLAEELERAVDKDDPAPLASYSERALARVWKAQHFSYWMTTMLHTLPDATPFDVRRQEGELAAVTGSVAGSTYLAEAYTGWPGAR